In the Arthrobacter zhaoxinii genome, one interval contains:
- the clpS gene encoding ATP-dependent Clp protease adapter ClpS: MATSTATGTDTLTREETQGLTAADIPWVVIVWNDPVNLMSYVSYVFQSYFGYSESKSHRLMLEVHEAGKSVVATGSRESAERDTLAMHSYGLWATFQKADAA; the protein is encoded by the coding sequence ATGGCTACCAGCACTGCGACCGGAACGGACACCCTGACACGTGAGGAGACCCAAGGCCTCACGGCAGCGGACATCCCCTGGGTCGTGATTGTCTGGAATGACCCGGTCAACCTGATGAGCTATGTCAGCTACGTTTTCCAGAGCTACTTCGGCTACTCGGAGTCCAAATCCCACCGCCTGATGCTGGAAGTGCACGAGGCCGGGAAATCCGTGGTGGCCACCGGATCACGCGAATCCGCGGAACGGGACACCCTCGCGATGCACTCCTACGGGCTGTGGGCCACCTTCCAGAAGGCGGACGCGGCTTAG
- a CDS encoding nicotinate phosphoribosyltransferase produces MLQAALHAGTASRRSVFEVFARRLPDGRRYGVTAGTGRILEALENFRFDQPQLDFLADTNVVDEGTLAWLADFRFSGNIYGYAEGEAYFPQSPLLIVESTFGEACILETMVLSMLNHDSAIASAASRMTSAADGRPCIEMGSRRTHEEAAVAAARAAVIAGFNSTSNLEAGRRYGLKTVGTAAHSFTLLHDSEKEAFTAQTAALGAGTSLLVDTYDVEQGVRTAVEVAGPSLGGVRLDSGDLVAQARWVRDLLDELGNTDTRIMVTSDLDEFAIAALASAPVDTYGVGTSLVTGSGAPTAGMVYKLVSREGDDHEFVSVAKAAKNKVSLGGRKYALRRLDDHGTATAEVIGIGHAPENDGDDRTLLHQFVADGRVLPGWTGPEAVTRAAQRHAASLAELPTSVNRLQRGEPAIPTEYEE; encoded by the coding sequence ATGCTCCAGGCCGCCCTCCACGCGGGCACGGCCTCCCGCCGGTCCGTGTTCGAAGTCTTTGCCCGGCGTCTGCCGGACGGCCGCCGCTACGGCGTCACCGCCGGTACGGGCCGCATCCTGGAGGCCCTGGAAAATTTCCGTTTTGACCAGCCGCAGCTGGATTTCCTGGCCGACACCAACGTGGTGGATGAAGGCACCCTCGCGTGGCTGGCGGATTTCCGGTTCTCCGGCAACATCTACGGCTACGCCGAGGGTGAAGCCTACTTCCCGCAGTCCCCGCTGCTGATTGTCGAATCCACCTTCGGTGAGGCCTGCATCCTCGAGACCATGGTCCTGTCCATGCTCAACCACGACAGCGCCATTGCCTCCGCGGCCTCCCGTATGACCTCCGCCGCCGACGGCCGCCCGTGCATTGAAATGGGTTCGCGCCGCACGCACGAGGAAGCAGCCGTTGCCGCAGCCCGCGCCGCGGTGATTGCCGGGTTCAACAGCACCTCCAACCTGGAGGCGGGACGGCGCTACGGCCTGAAGACGGTCGGTACGGCCGCGCATTCCTTCACGCTCCTGCACGATTCCGAGAAGGAAGCCTTCACCGCGCAGACGGCGGCGCTGGGGGCGGGCACGTCCCTGCTGGTGGATACGTACGACGTCGAGCAGGGAGTCCGCACGGCCGTGGAGGTCGCCGGACCGTCCCTGGGCGGCGTGCGGCTGGATTCCGGGGACCTTGTGGCGCAGGCCCGCTGGGTGCGCGATCTGCTTGACGAGCTGGGCAACACAGACACCCGCATCATGGTCACGTCCGACCTGGACGAGTTCGCCATCGCGGCGCTGGCCTCGGCGCCCGTGGATACCTACGGCGTCGGCACCTCCCTGGTCACCGGTTCCGGCGCCCCCACCGCCGGCATGGTCTACAAGCTGGTCAGCCGCGAGGGAGACGACCACGAGTTCGTCTCCGTGGCCAAGGCCGCGAAGAACAAGGTGTCGCTCGGCGGACGGAAGTACGCGCTGCGGCGCCTGGATGACCACGGGACGGCGACCGCCGAGGTGATCGGCATCGGCCACGCCCCGGAGAACGACGGCGATGACCGTACCCTGCTGCACCAGTTCGTGGCCGACGGCCGCGTCCTGCCCGGCTGGACCGGGCCCGAGGCGGTGACGCGTGCTGCGCAGCGGCACGCGGCGTCCCTCGCCGAACTGCCCACCTCGGTGAACCGCCTGCAGCGCGGCGAACCTGCCATCCCCACCGAATACGA